In Oryzias latipes chromosome 23, ASM223467v1, the DNA window AACGGATTTGTACCTAGAACCCGGTATAGATTTTgaataaatgctgttttgttgtattttattgcatggAAGGAAAACTTATTTATGTGAAATGAACTTTTATTTATCTGCATTTAAGATCGCATGACACCTATTTAAAATTTTTACTTGTATTTACTGTCTTTAAAAGGTTAGCATCCTAAAAATAAGCTATGTTATAATatgacttttaaataaataaaaaactatatcTAAATCCTATTTTAGttaggaaagaagaaaaatttgATTTCAATTGTTTCCTCCCAATTTGAGTTCTTAAGAGCTCCAATTGGtggaaataaaacataaagaccTGTGGCCATTTATGATTTGACTTTAGAGTGACCGAAAATCGGTTCTGCAGAGGAAAGTCCCAGTTTTTGATGATCTGGTCGTACTTCTATCCTCAGAACCATGAACATTTAAAGTCATTTGACTGAACAGCatcatgaaaaacacattttatagcCAAACCCTTTAGGAAAATACAGAAGCATTTTCATAAACTGGGTTTTGACTTGAATATTTCACGATTCTTTTCTAAACTGATCATCGGTGCTGCTGTTCAGacacaattacaaaaataaatgcgtCATTGTACCACTCTTacgtataaaataaaataccaaatTTGAGCTATTTAGTGTTATAAACTGTAACTACATTTGATAAAAATGGCGACTGAGCTGAAACACCGGTGTCCTTTAATGCCTGCAGTTTTCAGAATCTACTACGACATAAATGCATAAAGTCTACTTCATAACAATGGTGTCTTTGTGCCGTTCTTCTCCATGAGAGGTGGCCGAGAACATTCGTTTGACAGCATTACATAAAACCAGATGCAAATTAGATATctaaagctgaaaaaagaaaaaaaaggcgaTCAGTGACTGCATTCAGAGGACAGGGCATTTCCAATGCAAAGATGCCCTGCAGACGCTCCTCTGACTGCTTTACATCACAAACATCGGCAAACAGGGAAATAAGTTTAGTGTTTCCATTCCAGTAAATAACCAATTCAAGGAGGCTGAATGTTTAGACACTTCTGGAAGCTTCTGACTGTTGTGTTTTCCTGTTCCAAACCGCAGCAGAATACAAATATGATTGTGTGGCTAATTGGACTGGGTGTTCGCTCCTAACAAGGCAGCCTGGTTTGGAATGAATGGACACAACAGTGGCTGGTCTGTGTGGACGAACTGGCACGCAGACAAGAAGCATCAAAGGAGGAGCACCAGAGACGGCTCAGACTCAACCGCCATCAATCCGGGGAGAAAGTTTTCATTTCAAGTAAACATTTCAGAGGGAACTCCCTGCTGGAAGTGGAATGAATAGTGATGCCACAGTGACCCAGATACTTTGTAAATGGTTTTTTATTAGCAAAATAAGGGAGATGAGTCTACAAAGATTCTCCTTCCGTGGAGAAAGTACACATACATAGACAGTTTGTGGCAGTTTCTTTACACCAATAGAACCTTTTGTCACATCGCTCAATGTAGCAACAAtctgcacagttttttttttttttttgcagaaacagaaatgtagttttatgCTGGTCATCTATTTTAATCAAATAAGAAGCTTAGATCCTTTCAACTTTACAGGAATCTGTCTGCAGCTCCGTTTTTCTCTCCTTACACACCAAAACCTCCATCAGGTCTCCTCCAAATGCGTTCAAATGTACAGTGAActgtaccaaaaaaaaacaaacaaaaaaaaatcaggtttcTGTTCTTGTAGAGGTTCGGCACCTCTGCTAACCTTCTGAATGACTGGatatttaatttacagtttaaaaagcAGAGCCCCAGCCTGGTAGGGGGAAATCTCAGTACTGTACTGTGGGCCTCCATTGCCATGGCGCtttgggggtgtgtgtggagGTCACCATGGAGCTTCAGTCCTCCTCCTGATAGCTCAGTGACATGCACATGTGAGATAGAAGAGACACCTACGTATGAAAACAGCTTACCTCTTTATGTCTAGAACACTTCAGCAGGCAACAGAACAAGCATCGGGACGACGACCGCAGTAAAATGCATGCCAAGGCACAGGTACCAACAAACCGGACTCGGAGTCGCGTCCCTCGACCCTCCCCCTAAACGCCTTTTGTCTTCCCGAGTGGTTGAAGAGCAGGAAAAAAGGAGGAGCTTTTCCACCAACGGCAAAGTTCCAGAAACGGCGGCAcaagaaacagcagaaaacatggGGTCTcctcaggaaaaaacaaaaattgatttaaaaaaaaaaagtgaacatttgCGGTGATTCTTTTACGTGATACAAACATCCTGCACAAATGTAGTAACGCTAGTTCAAAGTTCtgagacaaaaacataaataaagctgTTAAAAGTGGCGTATAGTACAGCACTGGTCCATCAtgatcctcccctcccctccaaaGATGTTCAGAAGTTGGCTCCACCGCCTGAAGACAAGATGGAcggaatcaaatcaaatcaaactttatttataaagcacttttcatataaaaatataacacaaagtgctttagtCCATATGGAATCACCCTGGAGGTCTCGTCGGACGGATTTAGGTAAAATAATAATCATTTCTTCGTCACTACTCACCAAGAAAGAAAGTGGTCGTCACCGTCATCCTTAGAAAAGCCCACAGTCTTTGAGGTTGTTCTTGATGATGACGTCGGTGACGGCGTCAAAGACGAACTGCACGTTCTTGGTGTCTGTGGCGCAGGTGAAGTGGGTGTAGATCTCCTTGGTGTCCCTCCTCTTGTTCAGATCTTCAAACTGACACTGGATGTAGGCGGCTGCTTCCTCGTACGTGTTGGAAcctggaaaagaggagaaaagaacgGGTCAGGAGGAAAGACCAGATCCTGAAAAGATCTTTTTGGGTTTTCTGCAGAACAGGGCAAACTACAAAACAATACCACATAGGAAAAAACACGATATTGATGAATTACACAAACCAATCTTTCTTTAAATTCCTCTTTatcataaagatataaaaaaaatagtcaaatcTAGCTTCAATCCATTAACAACAGATTCAGCCCcagtgtttttattcttttgactcccgtaactcttcaactgctAACGCAGTAAATCTAATTATGCAATTTCGGATGAGGAGAAGTTCTGTGTGCCAATAACGTAAAACAATCAATTGACGTAAACCAACGGATGCTAACGCGCAAAAAGCAGCTTTAtatacaacactttacagtagtaaacTGTTCACGCACTTAATCTTAATTTTGATgcgaagaaaagcagctttgtgctgatatgcaagtTTCTAGTGGTGAAGTATCCGTGCATCTAACGTAAACCAACTGATTCTAATGCGGAGAAAAGGGCCTTGCGCTGATAATATCAATTAACGTAAACCAACCAATACTAACATGGGTAAAAccagctttgcaccgatatgcaactcCTTACAGTAGTAAAGTAGTGCTAGTAACGTAAAACAACTGAACCTAAAATGAAAAAGGCGCTGATATGCATCATTTTATGTTAGTAAAACTTTACGCATTTAACGTAAATCCACCGAATGTGTCGCTGAGAAAAAAGCTCTTCACTCATATGCAACATTTGTAAAGTGTTCACGCAATTAACGTAGAGGTACTGATTCTGATAGAGAAAAGCTGTACCCTTCCACGATTAGGATAAATGCTAAAGGACCAAAGTGTTAGAGCAGTTCAAAGGGCGTGTGTTTGATCCTATCGTCGGTTAAAAGGTCACGAACtacaaaggggtttatttagtCATACTTTTGGAGCACCCCAGGAGGAGTTTACATCTTCCATTGCGCATTAACTCATTCGATTTTACATGattttttctctaaaatatatatttctaaaaCATGTTGTAATTTTGTTGAGGGCTTagggcagaggtgggcactgagggccgcattcctgcatgttttccagcataccctgctctggcatgttctgattggctggacacacctgaaccaggtaatcagccacgagtagggcaagattattggctggacacacctgaaccaggtaatcagccatgagtagggcaagactatggccacacaccggccctcgaggcctggaattgcccacccctggcttAGGGACATTTTGGGGGCACAAGTGTGATTTTACCGGCATATTCCGGGTAGCAGATGCTCAGAGGACTCCTCTTGATCTTCTCCTCAAACAGGTCTTTCTTgttgaggaagaggatgatggaGGTGTCTGTGAACCACTTGTTGTTGCAGATGCTGTCGAACAGCTTCATGCTCTCGTGCATTCGGTTCTGAGGAGGAACACAGGACCACAGATGTGACGACAGTCCCAGCAGAACGCCCGGCATCACGTCACCGCGCTCGACCGCTCACCATCTCTTCATCCTCAGCCAGCACCAGGTCGTAGTCGCTCAGGGCCACGCAGAAGATGATGGCGGTCACCCCCTCGAAGCAATGGATCCACTTCTTCCTCTCAGAGCGCTGACCGCCGACATCAAACATTCTGGGAAGAAGATGATGTTTCTCAGCATTGTTCAGTTCGTGCTCGCTTATGCAACAATCCACATGCTAGCTTTCACTCTCAGCTTTAAAGCCAGTTTTTAACGTCCCCACTACACGAGTCCTCCTCCTGCACACATGCTGGCTTATGCTTTGGAGTTTTCTTCCGATATCTTTGTGTGTTCGGAACTTGTTCAAGTTGTGACACACTTGAAGCACTGAAGTAAGCTGAAATGTGCAGCTGAAGAAGAATCGATGCACAAGTTTGTGTTAAAGCCGCACACAATGCTCATTATGCGTGCCAGTCCAGagtaaaaacacagaatcaTTTTCACACGGATGTCcttaggacaaaaaaacaaaacgaaaacaaacaaaagcaaacaacaacaaacaagacATTCCTCTGAAATTAACTTTTCATCTCAAAAGTcttaacagaaataaaaagggTTCAGATTCTTtcaatttaaactaaaataattttaaaatatcttaTAATTGGTGCACATCGTTCCATTTTGAAATCCGCCTCCTCCGTTTAGCCAGGACTAGTCTAAGTCCTGAATTATTTGGgccaaattccctcactactgaGTGCACTTTATAGGACGTCATCAATTTTCTCAGGgcgtctgaatctacaattccaaaatccagaacctcggaaatttcccagaagtctctgcacaAAAGTAGTGTGCATTGATGATTGCTAGATTGGTGtttatagaccacaatgcattgcgtttaaatgattaattaaaaaaaaaagtaaatgtatttttataatttatccgagttttcatcatcagaacacagtggtttcataaaaagtctttgtaaaatgttcacattgattaggtttttacttcgaCAAATTGGGGGGATCATATTTATCAtatgtttaaagtaaaaaaagtagtgagcatggcgTCTGTCCAAAATGCATTAAGATCCAGACACAGCATTAGTTTATTTTAGCAGCTAGTTAGTTGCTGGTTGTAACATCAATGACAGAACAAGCTTCAAACCATGGAGGGATGATGTCATCGAGACTACTGCCCCCACTTCCTCTTCCTGAgtcccagctgctgctggcgGAGGAGGGGGGTTCACGGCCTACAGCTGGGGGCTTCTTCAAAGGACGTTTCTATGAGTCTAAATGAGTCGGCGGCAGGAAAGAGAGCTAATGAAGCTCAGCCAGTTGTTCGAGTGGGGAAGGTCTCACTTGAAGTGCAGGTCTTTGAAGGTGAAGTGAGTCTCCACGATGCCCGTTGTTTTGACTCGGGTCCTCAGGACGTCCTGCTGGGTTGGGATGTAGTTTGCCTGGGATATCCTGTCCAGATCGTTCAAATAGCTGAGGAAAGGGCACACGGGGAGAAACAGGTGTTCATCATTCACACTCCACAGAAGACGATGAAAGCCAAACGTTTAGGAAACGCCGGCGTTTCTTCTTATTTCAGGTCTGAAAGGGCGGCGGACACGGGGTCAAATCAGTGTCAATAGAGAAACCGGGCTGCATATgactttagaaaaaagaaaacaattaaaaaaagttttaaacttgaaagtATGCATTGTAAacgtaaaataaatattaaaattttgatttcaaaaaatggtaaatttgaaatgatatttttgtttattttaaagaaatactaaaaacataaataaaaaactaaaactgttaccaaatgaaaaaaactcaaaagtacacattaaaaacttgaaatatttttttttttaaattatacgcttgaaaaaaatgtatatcttaaatttaaaaaaatgtcataaacttgaataaaaaactaTAAACCCCAAAATCgtagcaaaatgtaaaaaaaatgttcattttttcaacagctgctgttttgaattttattcatttctcttCCTATTTACGTTGAGTCCTCAATTTAGTTTCAATTCTGAAATTTCCTATTTGGAGTTGAACCAAATTTTTTGTGGAGGGTGGGGATTTAAGTTCATTGGCTGTTGGGACCTGATTGacatcaggttgtgatgatgtcatttccGCTCCAGAACAGTGCCTGTTGTTGGCGGTACCAGACTGTAGCAAATTTTGGGGGAGAATTATCCTTCATCATAATCTATTACTAGATGTCAATCATGTTCCAATGGGCTAGAAGCCCCTCCCCCATGTAAAAAATCGGCTGTTACAAATGAACCTTTCTTCTCCCCTATTTGGTTCTAGTTTTGATCATTTCTAAattcacattttcaaaagttttgaaGTTTTCAGTGTGTACTATTGTGTGTAATACAGTCCAGTGTGTTTCCctttaagctgatcctgatttgaccccatgAGGGGGACCTCGATTTCTCTGTGGTGGGTGGTTTCCCTGTGATAGCTCAGGCCCCGCCCACCTTTCAACAATATGCTGCTGAATTGGAAACTCCCTACGTGTGAGGCCTGAAACGGCCCTGCCATCTGTCCGGGGGGAGGCGGCCTGCACTCCGCTTCTCCAACTGGGCAGGAAGCAAACGGCTGGAAGACTGGATCTGGAGTGTTGCTAATTGCCAAGAACCCCAAAGAGTTTAGCTTTAAGTGAAAGAGCTTCCCGTTTGCCTTTAAAGCAGCTGCGTGAGTGGGTTAAGAGGAACCATtggaaatgcccccccccctgaccTGTGCTGtgtttgttctgcagcagcacAGCCAGGCTGTTCTCTCCCTCAAACAACAGGAGCTGCCTTGTGATGAGATAATCGCTTTCAGAGCCACAGGCTCTTGCACAATGTGTTTCAGGTTCCTAGTGGTGAAGAAAAACAAGTCAGCAGTTCAGttgaagggatttttttttctctctctttactTTGGGAACATGTGGCAACCACTGCAGCGCTGAAGTGTGAGGTCAAAGAATAAACAGCCTCTCCGGCCAAAACCTCTTCCAGCTCGGCGGAGAAGCAAACACGGACGGTGTTAAAGTCCAGAGCGATGCGGCGTGTGTCCGCCTCACGCCGCCCTGCTGCAGCAACACTCTGCGTGCATTTGCACTGGAAAGGCTGTCATTTAGGCCACGGAGTCCTCTCTGTAGATGACTCACGAGCCGgtcaagtgtgtgtttgtggttttcTTTATGCGTGACTCACTATGCGGCGGAGTCGTTGAGCTGATACTCGCGTGAGCGGCTGAAGCAGGCCTGAACTCCGTCGTCGCTCCAGAGCCGCTTGATGACACCGGCCAGCTCGGTTGTCATGGAGCCTTCCTCCGCCGAGCCCGCCAGCACAAACAGCTGCCGTGCATCTTCCTGAGAGAGGAGCGCGTCATGAATCAGTCATCAAAGCCACCGTTGTGATTAACGCTGATGCGACGCTGAGCCGAAATGCCAGCTCGCAGCGCCAGAAACAAAGATTTAACCATTGACGGGTGCAAAAGTCAGTTTCTCTCTAAAATCTTTAAATGGGCAAAAACATGTAATATTGCTGATAAATCCGACGAGTCTCATCCTTTCACAGAAACAAGTTCCTGTGTGTCACTACGAGCGGGTCATCACTCACAGCTCTGCTGGAGTCCTTGAAATCGATCTTGAGGCGCCCCATGGCTCTGATGATGGCTATGATGGACTGGATGGTGTTGCTGTAGACCACGGCTTTGTACTGCTTACACTCCTCTTCTGAGTATCCGGCTTCATGGATGATCCTGCAGGAGAAACAAATGTGTTGGTAGCATCACCAACCGAGCACGACTCTGGGCAGAAAGCTTCAGCTGAAGACGAACAAGACGTAAGGCTTTAAGAGAGTGAATGTTAAAACATCTGCCACTTTGTTTGGTgctcttttcttaaaaaagaaaaatacaaattttctaattcaaaacattaaattaaaactttGGCTATTTTGGGAGAAAACAATACTTTTGTGATTTGTTTTGCCAATATTCCATTATTTGGCTGTTTTCCTTGTAAATAATTGATCTCAGTCCGGGTCAGTTTACCCGCTTTCCTCACAGGAAAGTTGAGTTCAAGGCCTGAACTGCTGCTGAAAGCGACCTTCGTCCGCCCTGCAGCGTTGGGATGTGTCCTCACAGCGTCAGCTGTGGGAGTCTCACGCTGAGGCGAGCTGCCGgccttttgttttagtttagtcCTTGGTTTGAGTTTTTGTAAGACGTTTACTCAATGTTTTCATGGAATAAACCGTTTCCAAATGTGGCTTTTTTGGTCACTTTCATCTGCAGTCTTCTGAGGATTTTGCCTTTTTCTGGGATTCATCTGTCACAGACACATGACTAttctattattttaaaatgcttttgtttttaagcatTACCATCAGTTTCTCAGCATATTTGCTGTAGACTTTTGAAATCAAATGAAACCAGTTTAGGAGTcaaaaaactagtttttttttgcacaattctttttttaatttatagttTAATTTGAAAACATATGCTAAAggagattttgtttaaaaagacaaaaataaaatgatgagaggCACTGACCAGTTAGCCTTTAGGAGCTCAAagacgcttttattttgaagtcgtATTTAGTGAACAGAGCTAATTTTAAGGACTTGTAGTCACTTTAGTgggaatttgttttttagtgaATTCACTAAAATTGTATTAATTTGATAAATCCTTTAAGAATATCAAATTAAGTAATTGTTAAGTAAATGCTTGAACTTTTTAAACTAATCATTGTATTAACAGGGCTGTTCAGTATCCTTGTAATCTTACTTACGTGTCAATAGGCAGCAGATATCAATCACTGCtttcttctgaaatgtttttctatttgtatttatttatttcaaaacaaaataaaattaagagaaaCTCCATTAAACAATTCATATTTTGCTTGtataaagtcataaattgactggttttattttgtgttttgtcatttttttaattttgaaaacattttaaaaagggaaaaaaatgaatttgttgtGTTAACAAATTGCAGTGTTTCTGATGATCTCACTTCTAAAAGTTCAGACTTTTAGTCTTGAAAGCAGCAAAGAAGTATCTTAATATTACATTTATACCTAGAAAACACGTGTGGGATCCTTTCATATCAACATGTCTGTGAttctaaaaacaacagaactgaAGGCATAAATGCTACTCAAACCCAACGCTTTGAGCTCCATGTTTAGCCTTTAGATCCATCACAACTGTGACCCGTTTGTCCTGCGATCcaaaagaaaagctttgaaaGCTGAATGCtgattttgtttgtgttgtggAGACACAGAAGCCTCCTCAGAAGTAACGTAACATTTCTCCAGATCTGATCAGCTGTCGGCAGGAACAttgagacaggaaaaaaaaaaaacacagagacagGGTTTCTTTCATTCACACTAGGAGGCAGGAACTCACTTCATCTGCTTGACGATTGTGCTTTTTCCTGATTCTCCGGCACCTGGAAGAGAAGGAGGAAGCGTTGATGAGAGATGGCAACGTCTTTGATCACGCAGCAGAAGAGGTTATAAGAGGTGGAGTCTTTATGCAAACAGACTGAACTGATTTGATCACATTTTAAAGAATGAACTTGGAAGGTGATCACAGTGACATGAGGTCAGTGCAGAACCTAAAGATGTTCGCATTTCCTTTAGCTTCTTAGTGTTTCTAATGTGATCAATAAGCACTTCATCTTTGTTATTTGATATTATGAATGCTTGTAGATTTATTAAATTATCTGCACTTGGAATAGTAAAGTATGAAGAATTATAAATAGAACTAGATTACGGTAActatgtaaagaaaagaaaaaagttaagtaAAAGATATTAGAGATGGGTTTATATAAATGTGCCTCTTCTC includes these proteins:
- the LOC101157265 gene encoding guanine nucleotide-binding protein G(i) subunit alpha-1, giving the protein MGCTLSTEDKAAVERSKMIDRNLRDDGEKAAREVKLLLLGAGESGKSTIVKQMKIIHEAGYSEEECKQYKAVVYSNTIQSIIAIIRAMGRLKIDFKDSSRAEDARQLFVLAGSAEEGSMTTELAGVIKRLWSDDGVQACFSRSREYQLNDSAAYYLNDLDRISQANYIPTQQDVLRTRVKTTGIVETHFTFKDLHFKMFDVGGQRSERKKWIHCFEGVTAIIFCVALSDYDLVLAEDEEMNRMHESMKLFDSICNNKWFTDTSIILFLNKKDLFEEKIKRSPLSICYPEYAGSNTYEEAAAYIQCQFEDLNKRRDTKEIYTHFTCATDTKNVQFVFDAVTDVIIKNNLKDCGLF